One Mycolicibacterium fortuitum subsp. fortuitum genomic window carries:
- a CDS encoding SPW repeat protein has protein sequence MSTVHSSIDLHPDILALRAGYDRVAESMAAQVTFGLTLLTAMYIALSPWIVGYDAFNRLTVNDLIVGGAIAFLSMCFSFALDRAHGMTWTLPIFGVWLIISPWVFVSGPSAGMIWSHVISGALVMLLGFNAMYFGMRVRNSEAPHA, from the coding sequence ATGAGCACAGTCCATTCATCAATCGACCTACACCCGGACATCCTGGCCTTGAGGGCTGGTTATGACCGGGTCGCGGAGTCGATGGCCGCGCAGGTCACCTTCGGCCTGACGTTGCTGACGGCGATGTACATCGCGCTGTCCCCGTGGATCGTCGGCTACGACGCCTTCAACAGGCTGACGGTCAACGATCTGATCGTCGGAGGGGCGATCGCGTTCCTGTCGATGTGTTTCAGCTTCGCGCTGGACCGCGCGCACGGCATGACCTGGACACTGCCGATATTCGGTGTGTGGCTGATCATCTCGCCGTGGGTGTTTGTCAGTGGACCGAGCGCCGGCATGATCTGGTCGCACGTGATCAGCGGTGCGCTGGTGATGCTGCTGGGCTTCAACGCGATGTATTTCGGGATGCGGGTGCGTAATTCGGAAGCGCCGCATGCGTAG
- a CDS encoding MmpS family transport accessory protein, translating into MVVVVGGFTVMRVRTFFGAGDGSGFSSAKVDDTKPFDPKVVVYEIYGEPGATADVNYLDLDAQPQRIDGVSLPWTLRLESTAPSVFPNIVAQGNGSTISCRITVDDELKDERTSNGVNAQTFCLVKSA; encoded by the coding sequence GTGGTGGTGGTGGTCGGCGGATTCACGGTGATGCGGGTGCGCACCTTCTTCGGCGCAGGCGACGGGTCCGGCTTCTCCAGCGCCAAGGTCGATGACACCAAGCCGTTCGATCCCAAGGTCGTGGTCTATGAGATCTACGGCGAGCCGGGAGCGACCGCGGACGTGAACTACCTCGATCTCGACGCCCAGCCCCAGCGCATCGACGGCGTCTCCCTGCCGTGGACGCTGCGCTTGGAGTCCACCGCGCCGTCGGTGTTCCCCAACATCGTCGCCCAGGGCAACGGAAGCACCATCAGCTGCCGCATCACCGTCGATGACGAACTCAAGGACGAGAGAACCTCCAACGGCGTGAACGCCCAGACCTTCTGCTTGGTGAAATCTGCATGA
- a CDS encoding SAM-dependent methyltransferase: MPSSCVSCPADLLDTFLLTAADSGIDQVVFLASDLDPRPYQLPWPTGTSVYVVDHPAILDVKTDAMAGTTPTTAVRGVPADISGNWAAALSQAGFDANRTTLWSVEGVLPFIPLDEQRRLIADITVMSGPGSRLISEMSVSPFRDDSGGDVDVERCWRESADADMITKWQWSFAASQYVTAYLTSERPTSEHEAVETVLDSVDHHRGGGGRRIHGDAGAHLLRRRRRVRLLQRQGR; the protein is encoded by the coding sequence ATGCCCAGTTCGTGCGTGTCCTGTCCGGCAGACCTCCTCGACACCTTTCTCCTCACCGCCGCCGACTCCGGAATCGATCAGGTGGTGTTCCTCGCCTCGGATCTGGATCCGCGTCCTTATCAACTGCCGTGGCCTACCGGCACCAGCGTCTACGTCGTCGACCATCCGGCGATCCTGGACGTCAAAACCGACGCCATGGCCGGCACCACGCCCACGACTGCGGTGCGAGGTGTCCCCGCCGACATCAGCGGTAACTGGGCCGCTGCGCTGTCCCAGGCCGGATTCGACGCCAACCGGACCACCCTGTGGAGCGTGGAAGGCGTATTACCCTTCATCCCACTGGATGAGCAGCGTCGGCTCATCGCCGACATCACCGTCATGAGCGGGCCCGGCAGTCGGCTGATCTCAGAGATGTCCGTCAGTCCCTTCCGGGACGATTCGGGCGGTGATGTCGACGTAGAAAGATGTTGGCGGGAATCCGCCGACGCCGACATGATCACCAAGTGGCAATGGAGCTTCGCAGCTAGCCAGTACGTCACTGCGTACCTGACTTCCGAAAGGCCGACCAGCGAACATGAAGCTGTTGAGACGGTTCTGGATTCCGTTGATCATCATCGTGGTGGTGGTGGTCGGCGGATTCACGGTGATGCGGGTGCGCACCTTCTTCGGCGCAGGCGACGGGTCCGGCTTCTCCAGCGCCAAGGTCGATGA
- a CDS encoding aldehyde dehydrogenase family protein: protein MNESQIDQALEDLVEGEKTWASLSLAARRGLLDAVRALTVRHATEWVDAAVGIKQLDPASPLVGEEWMSGPYSLAAGLGALSESLAKLDAGRSPLDGAEFGYAPGGRTTVKALPLNTFDQLLLSGFSAEVWLQPGIEKAEAIRSAGLAQRDPSRTNGVGAVLGAGNIFSIAPLDTIYELYANNRVVALKLNPITDPLLPVLTKVLAPFIAVGAVRILTGGAETGTYLVRHKLVDHVHMTGSALTHDAIVFGTGEEGARRKAADEPVLDKEMTAELGGVSPTIVLPGVWNKADIEFQANHVATQRLHNNGYNCVAAQVVVLPKRWAQRDEFIAAIRKAVNDAPARAAYYPGSDVRVATADASYPDAQHLGAHGARVLVVDPADREALLRTEYFGPVLGVIELDVPDENFAEEAVRVANDEFVGTLGVNIIAHPDTIKGMGDKFDHLVEKLRYGTIAINAWTGVGYLTPTATWGAFPGHKRNDIQSGTGVVHNAFLLDRPERTVVRGPFRPAPRSVFRGEWSLSPKPPWFVNNRTSATTGRLLVDFAGAPGWGKLPAIFASALRG, encoded by the coding sequence ATGAACGAATCGCAGATCGACCAGGCCCTCGAGGATCTCGTCGAAGGCGAAAAGACCTGGGCCTCGCTGTCATTGGCGGCCCGTCGCGGGCTGCTCGACGCGGTGCGCGCACTGACGGTGCGCCATGCCACCGAGTGGGTCGACGCCGCCGTCGGCATCAAACAGCTCGACCCGGCCTCGCCCCTGGTGGGCGAGGAGTGGATGTCCGGCCCCTACTCGCTGGCGGCCGGACTGGGCGCGCTCTCGGAGAGCCTGGCCAAGCTCGACGCGGGCCGCAGTCCCCTCGACGGTGCGGAGTTCGGCTACGCTCCCGGCGGACGGACCACGGTGAAAGCCCTGCCGCTCAACACCTTCGACCAGCTACTGCTGTCCGGGTTCAGCGCCGAGGTGTGGCTACAACCCGGCATCGAGAAGGCCGAGGCGATCCGATCGGCAGGCCTGGCTCAGCGCGATCCGTCGCGTACCAACGGCGTCGGCGCGGTGCTGGGCGCGGGCAACATCTTCTCGATCGCACCGCTGGACACCATCTACGAGCTCTATGCCAACAACCGCGTGGTGGCCCTCAAGCTCAACCCCATCACCGATCCGCTGCTCCCCGTGCTGACCAAGGTGCTGGCACCGTTCATCGCCGTCGGCGCAGTGCGCATCCTGACCGGCGGAGCCGAGACCGGCACATATCTGGTGCGGCACAAGCTCGTCGACCACGTGCACATGACCGGCAGCGCTCTGACACATGACGCCATCGTGTTCGGCACCGGCGAGGAGGGCGCCCGTCGCAAGGCGGCCGACGAGCCCGTGCTCGACAAGGAGATGACCGCGGAGCTGGGCGGGGTGTCCCCGACCATCGTGCTGCCCGGCGTGTGGAACAAGGCCGACATCGAGTTCCAGGCCAATCACGTTGCCACCCAACGCCTGCACAACAACGGTTACAACTGCGTGGCCGCCCAGGTGGTGGTGCTGCCCAAGCGGTGGGCCCAGCGCGACGAGTTCATCGCCGCCATCCGCAAGGCCGTCAACGATGCGCCCGCACGCGCGGCCTACTACCCGGGCTCCGACGTCCGTGTGGCCACCGCGGACGCGTCGTATCCGGACGCACAACATCTCGGCGCCCACGGTGCCCGCGTGCTGGTGGTCGACCCGGCCGACCGCGAAGCACTGTTGCGCACAGAGTATTTCGGCCCGGTGCTCGGCGTGATCGAGCTCGACGTTCCTGACGAGAACTTCGCCGAGGAAGCCGTGCGCGTCGCCAACGACGAGTTCGTCGGCACCCTCGGGGTGAACATCATCGCCCACCCGGACACCATCAAGGGCATGGGCGACAAGTTCGACCACCTCGTCGAGAAGCTGCGGTACGGCACCATCGCGATCAACGCGTGGACCGGCGTCGGCTATCTGACCCCGACGGCCACCTGGGGCGCGTTCCCCGGTCACAAACGCAATGACATCCAGAGCGGAACGGGCGTGGTTCACAACGCCTTTCTGCTCGACCGCCCGGAGCGGACGGTGGTCCGCGGCCCGTTCCGGCCGGCGCCGCGTTCGGTGTTCCGTGGCGAGTGGTCGTTGTCGCCCAAGCCGCCGTGGTTCGTCAACAACCGCACCTCGGCGACGACGGGCCGGTTGCTGGTGGACTTCGCCGGGGCGCCCGGATGGGGCAAGCTGCCCGCGATCTTCGCGTCGGCGCTGCGGGGTTAG
- a CDS encoding TetR/AcrR family transcriptional regulator codes for MATEGSGPAGRWAGQRERRRAEFVDAALSAIAEHGPQASTEQIAAHVGVTRTKLYRHFADAADLQRAIAQRAAEMLNAELAPLWTPHGSMAQIIEASVGAHVRFLVEHRNLYRYLARCSLGDDGSTPDAIADIRLTIGTQLDALFTVYLNAFGVDTDPQPLAFAIVGLVESTTGRWLDQPGSTVQDRLVADLVRWIWLLVDDTLRAGGVYIDNAEPLPTPEVIASQAESYRDPERLGVA; via the coding sequence GTGGCAACAGAGGGCAGTGGCCCGGCCGGACGATGGGCCGGCCAGCGAGAACGGCGGCGCGCGGAATTCGTCGACGCCGCGCTGTCGGCCATCGCCGAGCACGGCCCACAGGCCTCGACCGAGCAGATCGCTGCGCACGTCGGGGTCACCCGCACCAAGCTCTACCGGCACTTCGCCGACGCGGCCGACCTGCAACGCGCGATCGCGCAGCGCGCCGCCGAGATGCTCAACGCCGAACTCGCCCCGTTGTGGACACCGCATGGGTCGATGGCCCAGATCATCGAGGCCAGTGTCGGCGCCCATGTCAGATTCCTCGTGGAACACCGGAACCTCTATCGCTACCTGGCGCGGTGCTCACTGGGCGACGACGGCTCGACACCCGACGCCATCGCCGATATCCGGCTGACCATCGGAACGCAGTTGGACGCCCTTTTCACGGTGTACCTCAACGCTTTCGGCGTGGACACCGACCCTCAGCCGCTGGCGTTCGCCATCGTCGGACTGGTGGAATCGACCACCGGCCGCTGGCTCGACCAGCCCGGCTCGACCGTGCAGGACAGGCTGGTGGCCGACCTCGTGCGCTGGATCTGGCTGCTGGTCGACGACACGCTGCGCGCAGGCGGGGTGTACATCGACAACGCCGAACCACTGCCGACGCCCGAGGTCATCGCCTCGCAGGCGGAGAGCTACCGCGATCCGGAGCGCCTGGGCGTCGCCTGA
- a CDS encoding TetR/AcrR family transcriptional regulator → MAKAVAPRGFARERVLEAALSLFAEHGVNGTSLQMIADRLGVSKAAVYYQFHSKDEIALAVIQPVFDDMMRLVRIAEAMSTPDARREAAISGMVEMAVRHRRVTAVFHGDPVIDALVHDRAELQDTIERLTLILLGPDPDAASRICMSVLASGIYGSATDPALNDVTDEELHRVLLDCAQRLLRAPATPV, encoded by the coding sequence GTGGCGAAGGCTGTTGCGCCGCGTGGCTTTGCCCGCGAGCGAGTGCTGGAAGCGGCGTTGAGCCTGTTCGCCGAGCACGGCGTGAACGGCACGTCGTTGCAGATGATCGCCGACCGCCTCGGTGTCAGCAAGGCAGCGGTCTACTACCAGTTCCATTCCAAGGATGAGATCGCGCTGGCGGTCATCCAGCCGGTCTTCGACGACATGATGCGGTTGGTCCGCATCGCCGAGGCGATGTCGACGCCGGATGCCCGGCGGGAGGCCGCCATCAGCGGCATGGTCGAGATGGCTGTGCGGCACCGCCGGGTCACCGCGGTCTTCCACGGCGACCCCGTGATCGACGCCCTGGTGCACGACCGAGCCGAGCTGCAGGACACGATCGAACGGCTCACCCTGATCCTTTTGGGCCCAGACCCCGACGCGGCCAGCCGGATCTGCATGTCGGTGCTAGCCTCCGGCATCTACGGCAGCGCGACCGACCCGGCACTCAATGACGTCACCGATGAAGAGTTGCACCGGGTGCTGCTGGACTGCGCGCAGCGCTTGCTGCGCGCGCCGGCCACACCCGTCTAA
- a CDS encoding RND family transporter, giving the protein MSNYDAPTDSIPVSGPQHAQPAQHGGIAKWIRRLAVPIIIGWIAVIAVLNVIVPQLEEVGKMRSVSMTPDDAPSMIAMKRVGEVFQEFKSNSSVMVVIEGDKPLGDDSHKYYDEIVDKLEADKLHIEHVQDFWGDPLTASGAQSSDGLSAYVQVYTAGNQGEALANESVEAAENIVQSVKAPEGVKAYVTGPAAMSADQEIAGNRSLEMITALTFVVIIIMLLTVYRSIITVVLTLFMVVLSLSAARGLVAFLGYYNIIGLSTFATNLLVMLAIAASTDYAIFLIGRYQEARSVGEDRESAYYTMFHGTAHVILGSGLTIAGATFCLHFTRLPYFQSLGIPLAIGMVMVVLVALTLGSAIITVATRFGKTLEPKRAMRTRGWRKIGAAVVRWPGPILIATIAVSLIGLLTLPGYRTNYNDRKYLPPDLPANTGYAAADRHFSPARMNPELLLIESDHDLRNSADFLVIERIAKRIVGVPGVSRVQAITRPQGTPIEHTSIPFNISMQGTTQTMNQKYMQDRMADMLKQADEMQITIDTMDKMIALMEQMRDVMNSMVGKMHGMVDDIKELRDHISDFDDFFRPIRNYLYWEPHCYNIPMCWSIRSVFDTLDGIDTMTADFEQIVPDMDKMNALIPLMISNMQPMIATMKTMKTMMLTMQATQGGLQDQMAAMQDNSTAMGQAFDAAKNDDSFYLPPEAFENPDFKRGMKMFLSPDGHAVRFIISHEGDPMSPEGVAHVEPIKLAAKEAIKGTPLEGSKIYLGGTAAMFKDMQEGANYDLLIAGIASLCLIFIIMLILTRSVVAAAVIVGTVVLSLGASFGLSVLIWQHLIGLELHWMVLAMSVIILLAVGADYNLLLVSRFKEEIHAGLNTGIIRAMGGTGSVVTSAGLVFAFTMMSMAVSELAVIGQVGTTIGLGLLFDTLVIRSFMTPSIAALMGKWFWWPQMVRQRPKPEPWPKPIQREPQDSLA; this is encoded by the coding sequence ATGAGCAATTACGACGCCCCGACCGACTCGATCCCGGTCAGCGGTCCACAACACGCCCAGCCTGCCCAGCACGGCGGGATCGCCAAGTGGATCCGGCGCCTGGCCGTGCCGATCATCATCGGCTGGATCGCCGTCATCGCCGTACTCAATGTGATCGTTCCCCAGCTCGAAGAGGTGGGGAAGATGCGCTCGGTGTCGATGACGCCGGACGACGCGCCGTCGATGATCGCCATGAAGCGCGTCGGCGAGGTGTTCCAGGAATTCAAGTCCAACAGCTCGGTCATGGTCGTCATCGAAGGCGACAAGCCGCTGGGCGACGACTCACACAAGTACTACGACGAGATCGTCGACAAGCTCGAGGCCGACAAGTTGCACATCGAGCATGTTCAGGACTTCTGGGGCGACCCGCTGACCGCCTCAGGCGCCCAGAGCTCCGACGGCCTGTCCGCCTACGTGCAGGTCTACACCGCCGGTAACCAGGGCGAGGCGCTGGCCAACGAATCGGTCGAAGCCGCGGAGAACATCGTCCAGAGCGTGAAGGCGCCCGAGGGCGTCAAGGCGTATGTGACCGGTCCGGCCGCGATGTCGGCCGATCAGGAGATCGCCGGTAACCGCAGCCTCGAGATGATCACGGCGCTGACGTTCGTCGTCATCATCATCATGTTGCTGACGGTCTACCGCTCGATCATCACGGTGGTTCTCACGCTGTTCATGGTGGTGCTGTCACTGTCGGCCGCCCGCGGTCTGGTGGCCTTCCTGGGCTACTACAACATCATCGGCCTGTCGACATTCGCCACGAACCTGTTGGTGATGCTGGCCATCGCGGCCTCCACGGACTACGCGATCTTCCTGATAGGCCGATATCAAGAGGCCCGAAGTGTCGGTGAAGACCGAGAGTCGGCCTACTACACGATGTTTCACGGCACCGCCCACGTCATCCTCGGCTCCGGCCTGACCATCGCCGGCGCCACGTTCTGCCTCCACTTCACACGCCTGCCCTACTTCCAGTCACTCGGCATCCCACTGGCCATCGGCATGGTCATGGTGGTGCTGGTCGCGCTCACCCTGGGCTCGGCGATCATCACGGTGGCCACCCGGTTCGGTAAGACGCTGGAACCCAAGCGCGCCATGCGGACCCGCGGCTGGCGCAAGATCGGTGCCGCGGTGGTGCGCTGGCCCGGGCCGATCCTGATCGCCACCATCGCCGTCTCGCTGATCGGTTTGTTGACCCTGCCCGGGTATCGGACCAACTACAACGACCGCAAGTACCTGCCGCCGGACCTGCCCGCCAACACCGGTTACGCCGCGGCGGACCGGCACTTCTCCCCGGCCCGGATGAACCCCGAACTGCTGCTGATCGAAAGCGATCACGACCTTCGCAACTCGGCGGACTTCCTGGTGATCGAGCGGATCGCCAAGCGCATCGTCGGTGTGCCGGGCGTCTCCCGCGTCCAGGCCATCACGCGCCCGCAGGGAACCCCGATCGAGCACACCTCGATCCCGTTCAACATCAGCATGCAGGGCACGACCCAGACGATGAATCAGAAGTACATGCAGGACCGGATGGCCGACATGCTCAAGCAGGCCGACGAAATGCAGATCACCATCGACACGATGGACAAGATGATCGCGCTCATGGAGCAGATGCGCGACGTCATGAACAGCATGGTCGGCAAGATGCACGGCATGGTCGACGACATCAAGGAATTACGGGACCACATCTCGGATTTCGACGATTTCTTCCGCCCGATCCGCAACTACCTGTACTGGGAACCGCACTGCTACAACATCCCGATGTGCTGGTCGATCCGGTCGGTGTTCGACACCCTTGACGGAATCGACACCATGACAGCCGATTTCGAGCAGATCGTGCCGGACATGGACAAGATGAACGCGCTGATCCCGCTGATGATCTCGAACATGCAGCCCATGATCGCGACGATGAAGACGATGAAGACCATGATGCTGACCATGCAGGCCACCCAGGGTGGCTTGCAGGATCAGATGGCGGCCATGCAGGACAATTCCACCGCCATGGGTCAGGCCTTCGACGCCGCCAAGAACGACGACTCGTTCTATCTGCCGCCGGAAGCCTTCGAGAACCCGGACTTCAAGCGCGGCATGAAGATGTTCCTGTCGCCCGACGGACATGCGGTGCGGTTCATCATCAGCCACGAGGGCGATCCGATGAGCCCAGAAGGCGTCGCGCACGTCGAGCCCATCAAGCTGGCCGCCAAGGAGGCCATCAAGGGCACCCCGCTGGAGGGCTCCAAGATCTACCTCGGCGGTACCGCGGCCATGTTCAAGGACATGCAGGAAGGCGCCAACTACGACCTGTTGATCGCCGGAATCGCGTCGCTCTGCCTGATTTTCATCATCATGCTGATCCTTACCCGCAGCGTGGTGGCCGCCGCGGTCATCGTCGGCACCGTGGTGCTGTCGCTCGGCGCCTCGTTCGGCCTGTCGGTGCTGATCTGGCAGCACCTCATCGGGCTGGAGCTGCACTGGATGGTGCTGGCCATGTCGGTCATCATCCTGTTGGCCGTCGGCGCGGACTACAACCTGTTGTTGGTCTCCCGGTTCAAAGAGGAGATCCATGCCGGCTTGAACACGGGCATCATCCGCGCGATGGGCGGCACCGGTTCGGTGGTCACCTCCGCGGGCCTGGTGTTCGCGTTCACCATGATGTCGATGGCGGTCAGCGAGCTGGCCGTGATCGGACAGGTGGGCACGACCATCGGCCTGGGCCTGCTGTTCGACACCCTGGTCATCCGCTCGTTCATGACCCCGTCGATCGCAGCCCTGATGGGCAAGTGGTTCTGGTGGCCGCAGATGGTGCGCCAGCGTCCCAAGCCCGAGCCGTGGCCCAAGCCGATCCAGCGCGAGCCGCAGGACTCACTGGCTTAG
- a CDS encoding oxygenase MpaB family protein: protein MDAVHAVRKAAGLPALAEPLAPAEDYGFFGPESVTWKVWSYPTSLLIGFSRAVTIEHLDPFLAAAVDATGQVYARTRLRYDRTMQYFALVAFGDAKSVLDASEILVKIHSKAIGTEPITKRPFDANDPHSQLWIHLTAWHSILYSYEMFGPGKLSPDEESQYWEECARAAEFQTIDPDDVPRTREGIRAYFESFRPDLVGSEVAQRMMDYLVDLGYHILPERMPHWMRKAFNIPMRAAIIATMPRWMRLLGGIPQRRIADVAARAVVRPFLRFIAANPRLELAILDLTTPNTTPIVGPTLAGIPAKNTVTYTPAEARAKWGKQTPFEQYSQIVAKREIGQGPTPYAHNHHDALMQFDKSVS, encoded by the coding sequence ATGGACGCGGTGCACGCAGTTCGCAAAGCGGCAGGTCTACCCGCACTTGCCGAACCTCTCGCTCCGGCGGAGGACTACGGCTTCTTCGGCCCGGAGTCCGTCACGTGGAAGGTGTGGAGCTACCCCACCTCCCTGCTGATCGGCTTCTCCCGCGCGGTCACCATCGAGCATCTCGACCCGTTCCTGGCCGCCGCTGTCGACGCCACCGGCCAGGTCTACGCCCGCACCCGGCTGCGCTACGACCGGACCATGCAGTACTTCGCCCTGGTTGCCTTCGGCGACGCCAAGTCGGTCCTCGACGCGTCCGAGATCCTGGTCAAGATCCACTCCAAGGCCATCGGGACCGAGCCCATCACCAAGCGCCCGTTCGACGCCAACGACCCCCACTCGCAGTTGTGGATCCACCTGACCGCATGGCACTCGATCCTCTACAGCTACGAGATGTTCGGCCCGGGCAAGCTGTCGCCGGACGAGGAGAGCCAGTACTGGGAGGAATGCGCGCGGGCCGCGGAGTTCCAGACCATCGACCCCGACGATGTACCGCGCACCCGTGAGGGCATCCGCGCGTACTTCGAGAGTTTCCGGCCGGATCTGGTCGGCTCCGAGGTGGCCCAGCGCATGATGGACTACCTGGTCGACCTGGGTTATCACATCCTGCCCGAGCGGATGCCGCACTGGATGCGCAAGGCGTTCAACATCCCGATGCGCGCCGCCATCATCGCCACCATGCCGCGGTGGATGCGGCTGCTGGGCGGCATCCCCCAACGTCGGATCGCCGACGTCGCCGCCCGCGCGGTGGTGCGCCCCTTCCTGCGGTTCATCGCCGCCAACCCGCGCCTCGAGCTTGCGATCCTGGACCTCACCACACCGAACACCACGCCGATCGTCGGCCCCACCCTGGCGGGCATCCCGGCCAAGAACACGGTCACCTACACCCCCGCCGAGGCTCGGGCGAAGTGGGGCAAGCAGACGCCGTTCGAGCAGTACAGTCAGATCGTGGCCAAGCGGGAGATCGGACAGGGTCCGACGCCCTACGCCCACAACCACCACGACGCACTGATGCAATTCGACAAGAGCGTGAGCTGA